One Dokdonia sp. Dokd-P16 genomic window carries:
- a CDS encoding DUF1611 domain-containing protein — MKKSIDGNALVYCQGAFNTPNGKTAHGLVRFTERYNVVGIIDSTYTGKDAGEVLDGKPNGILIFENIETAISSLQGGKKFPKSLVIGLAPDGGRLPEEARATIATAIKQSWNIDSGLHDFLTNDQHLVALSKEHNIQIRDVRKTPDRDTLHFFSGEIEKVNCLKIAVLGTDSAIGKRTTSWLIVHGLRNSGKKAEMIGTGQTAWMQGAKYSMVMDSCINDFVSGEIEHAVVSAYHNEQPDVIVIEGQGSLMNPAYPGGFEILAAGRPDYVILQHAPTRLEYDGFPGYKLHSLQEQIKAIEVISGKKVIAVTVNHENMTLEQIEPACKAITEETGLPAFDVLAHGAEGLIKVLEKHIK; from the coding sequence ATGAAAAAATCAATAGACGGAAATGCTCTTGTATACTGTCAAGGCGCTTTTAACACTCCAAACGGAAAAACAGCTCACGGCCTAGTGCGCTTTACAGAACGTTATAATGTCGTGGGAATTATAGATAGTACGTATACTGGCAAAGATGCTGGCGAAGTGCTGGACGGGAAACCTAATGGAATACTAATTTTTGAAAACATCGAGACTGCTATTTCATCATTACAAGGCGGAAAAAAATTTCCAAAATCACTTGTGATCGGTCTTGCGCCAGATGGTGGGCGTCTTCCTGAGGAAGCAAGAGCAACTATTGCAACAGCGATTAAACAAAGCTGGAATATCGATAGTGGTTTGCATGATTTCCTTACTAATGATCAGCATCTTGTAGCGCTTAGTAAAGAGCACAATATCCAAATACGTGACGTGCGTAAAACTCCAGATCGCGACACCCTTCATTTTTTCTCTGGCGAAATAGAAAAAGTGAATTGTCTTAAGATTGCTGTTTTAGGTACAGATAGCGCTATTGGTAAGCGCACGACCTCATGGTTAATTGTGCACGGACTGCGCAATAGCGGTAAAAAAGCGGAGATGATTGGTACAGGTCAAACTGCATGGATGCAAGGAGCAAAATACAGCATGGTGATGGATAGCTGCATTAACGACTTTGTGTCTGGAGAGATAGAGCACGCAGTAGTAAGTGCATACCATAATGAACAACCTGATGTAATCGTAATAGAAGGTCAAGGAAGTCTTATGAACCCAGCATACCCTGGAGGTTTTGAAATCCTTGCAGCTGGAAGACCAGACTATGTAATCTTACAACACGCTCCTACACGTCTAGAATATGATGGATTCCCTGGCTATAAATTGCACTCATTACAAGAACAAATTAAGGCCATCGAGGTAATCTCTGGAAAAAAAGTTATTGCAGTTACGGTAAATCACGAGAATATGACACTAGAACAAATTGAACCAGCTTGTAAAGCGATTACAGAAGAAACAGGCCTTCCTGCTTTTGATGTACTTGCTCATGGCGCAGAAGGCTTAATAAAGGTTCTTGAAAAACACATTAAATAA
- the speB gene encoding agmatinase: MKTYAGIPQEYAGAEKAKIVLLPVPYDGTSTWGKGADKGPEAFLHASENMELYDIETGSEVYKQGIHLADPITENSSPEAMVEAVHKIVKKNIKRSKFVTMFGGEHSVSIGAIRAFNETFDNLTVLQLDAHADLRESYEGSTCNHACAVYEANQTTNLVQVGIRSMDAIEKTVMNEENVFFAHEMATDDYWMDNAIEAMTDNVYITFDLDAFDPSVLSATGTPEPGGLFWYETLDFLRRVFAEKNVVGFDIVELCPNGNSKPSEFAAAKLYYKMLSYKFEQEDAGEDYEVSGLQEKSKKVNQEEDDYND, from the coding sequence ATGAAAACGTACGCAGGCATACCACAAGAATATGCAGGAGCTGAAAAAGCTAAAATTGTTTTACTTCCAGTTCCTTATGACGGAACTAGTACTTGGGGCAAAGGAGCCGACAAGGGACCTGAAGCATTTTTACATGCTTCTGAAAATATGGAGCTTTACGACATTGAAACAGGAAGCGAAGTTTACAAACAAGGGATACACCTTGCAGATCCTATTACAGAAAATTCATCACCAGAAGCAATGGTGGAAGCTGTACACAAGATTGTAAAGAAAAACATTAAACGTAGCAAGTTTGTTACCATGTTTGGTGGAGAGCATTCTGTATCTATAGGTGCCATTCGCGCATTTAATGAAACATTTGATAATCTTACGGTATTACAACTAGATGCACATGCAGATTTACGTGAGTCTTATGAAGGTTCTACTTGTAATCACGCATGCGCTGTGTATGAAGCAAACCAAACTACAAATCTTGTGCAAGTAGGAATACGTAGTATGGATGCCATAGAAAAAACAGTGATGAATGAAGAGAATGTTTTCTTTGCTCACGAGATGGCAACAGACGATTACTGGATGGACAATGCGATTGAGGCAATGACAGATAATGTATATATTACATTTGATCTTGACGCCTTTGATCCATCAGTACTATCAGCTACAGGAACTCCAGAACCTGGAGGTTTATTCTGGTATGAAACGCTAGACTTCTTACGTCGCGTGTTTGCAGAGAAGAATGTTGTAGGTTTTGATATTGTAGAGCTTTGCCCTAATGGAAATAGCAAGCCTTCTGAGTTTGCAGCGGCAAAATTATACTACAAAATGCTTAGCTATAAGTTTGAGCAAGAAGATGCTGGAGAAGACTATGAAGTAAGCGGATTACAAGAAAAAAGCAAAAAAGTTAATCAAGAAGAAGACGATTATAATGACTAA
- the lon gene encoding endopeptidase La: MAKPKFTTLDRLSLQEIDGDAELIPLMTPEDEEAINNEELPESLPILPLRNTVLFPGVVIPISAGRDTSIKLIDEANKGGKVVGVVAQKDEEVENPGEDDIHKVGVVARILRVLKMPDGNVTVIIQGKKRFEVDQVTQVEPYMKATIKEYVEVRPEVGDQGFKAVIDSIKELSLKIIQDSPNIPSEASFAIKNIQSDSFLINFVSSNMNLSVAEKQELLNIDDLHKRALETLKFMDMERQKLELKNDIQNKVQNDMSQQQREYFLHQQMKTIQEELGGASSEDDLEEMRVRAKKKKWDAKVEKHFNKELSKMQRMNPQVAEYSIQRNYLDLFLDLPWNEFSKDKFDLKRAMKILDRDHYGLDDVKKRIIEYLAVLKLRNDMKSPILCLYGPPGVGKTSLGKSVAEALGREYVRVSLGGMRDESEIRGHRKTYIGAMPGRIIQSLRKAGTSNPVFVLDEIDKLSTGSQGDPSSALLEVLDPEQNSEFHDNFLEMGYDLSKVMFIATSNSLNTIQPALLDRMEIINVTGYTIEEKTEIAKRHLLPKQLKEHGMTDDQLKIAKPQLEKIVEGYTRESGVRGLEKQVAKMVRYGAKNLAMEEEYNVKISNEDVIEILGSPKMERNKYENNDVAGVVTGLAWTRVGGDILFIESALSKGKGTLSITGNLGKVMKESATIAMEYIKANAEILGLDPTIFDKYNVHIHVPEGATPKDGPSAGITMLTSLVSLFTQRKVKKNLAMTGEITLRGKVLPVGGIKEKILAAKRAKIKEILLCEQNRRDIEEIKQDYLKGLTFHYVSDMSEVLELALTKQKVKNAKTLA, translated from the coding sequence ATGGCAAAACCAAAATTTACAACATTAGACAGATTGTCACTGCAAGAGATAGATGGAGATGCAGAATTAATCCCCTTAATGACTCCAGAAGACGAGGAGGCAATTAATAACGAGGAGCTTCCAGAGAGCTTGCCTATTTTACCTTTGCGCAACACCGTGCTTTTTCCAGGAGTAGTCATTCCTATTTCGGCAGGAAGAGATACTTCTATAAAGCTTATAGATGAGGCAAATAAAGGTGGGAAAGTAGTAGGAGTAGTTGCTCAAAAAGATGAAGAGGTAGAAAACCCAGGTGAAGATGACATTCATAAAGTAGGTGTAGTAGCACGTATTTTACGTGTTCTTAAAATGCCAGATGGTAACGTAACGGTTATCATTCAAGGTAAAAAACGCTTTGAGGTAGATCAAGTAACACAGGTAGAGCCTTACATGAAGGCTACGATTAAGGAGTATGTAGAAGTACGTCCAGAGGTGGGTGATCAAGGTTTTAAAGCAGTAATCGATTCTATAAAGGAATTATCGCTTAAGATTATTCAAGACTCGCCAAATATCCCTTCGGAGGCTTCATTTGCAATTAAGAATATCCAGAGCGACTCTTTCCTAATCAACTTTGTGAGTTCAAACATGAACCTCTCTGTTGCAGAGAAGCAAGAGCTACTCAATATAGATGACTTACATAAACGCGCGCTAGAAACGCTCAAGTTTATGGATATGGAGCGCCAGAAGTTGGAGCTCAAAAATGATATTCAGAACAAGGTTCAAAATGACATGAGCCAGCAGCAGCGTGAGTATTTCTTACACCAGCAGATGAAGACTATCCAAGAAGAACTGGGTGGAGCTAGCTCTGAGGATGATCTAGAAGAAATGCGTGTACGTGCAAAGAAAAAGAAGTGGGATGCAAAAGTAGAGAAGCACTTTAATAAGGAGCTTTCAAAAATGCAACGCATGAATCCTCAGGTAGCTGAGTATAGCATACAGCGCAATTACCTTGATTTGTTTTTAGACCTTCCTTGGAATGAGTTTTCTAAAGATAAATTTGATTTAAAACGTGCCATGAAGATTCTAGACCGCGATCATTACGGTCTTGATGATGTGAAGAAGCGTATTATAGAATACCTAGCGGTATTGAAATTACGTAACGACATGAAGTCGCCTATTCTATGTTTATACGGACCTCCAGGAGTTGGAAAAACTTCACTAGGTAAATCTGTAGCAGAAGCGTTAGGTCGTGAGTATGTACGAGTAAGTCTAGGCGGAATGCGTGACGAATCTGAGATACGCGGGCATAGAAAAACATACATAGGAGCAATGCCTGGACGTATTATCCAGAGCTTGCGCAAGGCAGGAACTAGTAATCCAGTTTTTGTACTTGATGAGATAGATAAATTAAGTACAGGAAGTCAGGGAGACCCGTCTTCTGCATTATTAGAAGTGCTAGATCCAGAGCAGAATAGTGAGTTTCACGATAACTTCCTTGAGATGGGTTACGACCTTTCTAAAGTAATGTTTATCGCAACTTCAAATAGTTTAAATACCATACAGCCAGCGCTGCTAGATCGTATGGAGATTATAAACGTTACTGGATACACGATAGAGGAGAAGACAGAGATTGCAAAGCGTCACTTATTACCAAAGCAGCTTAAAGAGCATGGTATGACAGATGACCAGCTTAAAATAGCAAAGCCACAACTAGAAAAAATTGTAGAAGGGTATACAAGAGAATCTGGAGTGCGTGGACTAGAAAAACAAGTTGCAAAAATGGTGCGTTACGGGGCAAAAAACCTCGCGATGGAAGAGGAGTATAATGTAAAAATATCTAATGAAGATGTTATCGAGATACTAGGCTCTCCAAAGATGGAACGTAACAAGTATGAGAATAACGACGTTGCCGGAGTTGTTACGGGTCTTGCATGGACACGAGTAGGAGGAGATATCTTATTTATAGAATCTGCTTTATCAAAAGGTAAAGGAACACTATCTATCACAGGGAACCTAGGTAAAGTGATGAAGGAGAGTGCTACCATAGCCATGGAGTACATTAAAGCAAATGCAGAAATATTAGGTCTTGACCCAACTATATTTGATAAGTATAATGTACACATACACGTACCAGAAGGAGCAACTCCTAAAGATGGTCCTAGTGCAGGTATTACCATGCTTACATCTCTAGTTTCTTTATTTACACAACGTAAAGTGAAGAAAAATCTAGCGATGACGGGTGAGATTACCCTAAGAGGAAAGGTACTACCAGTAGGAGGAATTAAAGAAAAGATTCTTGCTGCCAAGCGTGCTAAAATTAAGGAAATACTCTTATGTGAGCAAAACCGTCGCGACATAGAAGAGATCAAGCAAGACTACTTAAAAGGCTTAACATTCCACTATGTGAGTGACATGAGCGAAGTGCTAGAACTAGCACTTACTAAGCAAAAAGTAAAAAATGCTAAAACACTAGCTTAA
- a CDS encoding DUF4345 domain-containing protein produces MSRLPKNLQLALSACIVIAMSFVYGAHPSVILPYIFGFEVQNLELKNIFRAIMGIYIAFGGYWIYGVIKENHWKSATIVNVLFMGGLAGGRLVSAILDGWSPQYGAGMIAEAVMMWWGLWNLRFYDENF; encoded by the coding sequence ATGTCTAGGCTTCCTAAAAATTTACAACTAGCGCTATCTGCATGTATTGTGATAGCCATGTCATTTGTTTATGGAGCGCATCCCAGTGTTATACTCCCTTATATTTTTGGCTTCGAAGTTCAAAACTTAGAGCTCAAGAATATCTTTAGAGCAATCATGGGGATCTACATCGCCTTTGGCGGTTATTGGATATATGGTGTTATTAAGGAAAATCACTGGAAATCTGCAACCATAGTAAACGTACTATTTATGGGTGGTCTCGCAGGAGGTAGGTTAGTCAGCGCCATTCTAGACGGCTGGTCACCACAATACGGTGCAGGAATGATAGCCGAAGCTGTCATGATGTGGTGGGGTTTATGGAATCTTAGGTTTTATGATGAAAATTTTTAA
- a CDS encoding RNA polymerase sigma factor, translated as MEVYNRYYKAMYNTSLRIVKHEAEAEDIMQESFLSAFTKLDSYKGEASFGSWLKRIVVNNSLNAYNKGKKLDETPLENHLYKIEDDAEGVSEVDLTSVRAQEVVKAMSMLKDNYRQSLSLHLIEGYDYEEMSEIMNVSYANCRTMVSRAKDSLRKLLNNNEKGTYRSSI; from the coding sequence ATGGAGGTGTATAACCGCTACTATAAAGCGATGTACAATACTTCGTTACGCATTGTGAAACACGAAGCAGAGGCAGAAGATATTATGCAAGAGTCCTTCTTAAGTGCTTTTACAAAGCTGGATAGTTATAAGGGTGAGGCATCTTTTGGGAGTTGGTTAAAACGTATTGTGGTAAATAATAGCCTTAATGCTTATAACAAAGGAAAGAAACTAGATGAAACACCACTAGAAAATCATTTATATAAGATAGAAGATGATGCAGAAGGTGTGAGTGAGGTAGACCTCACTAGTGTGAGAGCACAAGAAGTAGTAAAAGCTATGAGTATGCTTAAAGATAATTATAGACAATCATTGTCATTACATCTTATAGAAGGCTACGACTACGAGGAAATGAGTGAGATTATGAATGTAAGCTATGCAAACTGTAGAACGATGGTGTCAAGAGCAAAAGATAGCTTACGAAAACTATTAAATAACAATGAAAAAGGAACCTATAGATCAAGTATTTAA
- a CDS encoding mandelate racemase/muconate lactonizing enzyme family protein: MKITNVSYERLELTLTAPYTIAYETVSQATNFILKIETDSNIIGLGCAAPDLEVTKETGDDVARALDLVIIPYLKDKNALNYARILDELKPLLSVISSALAMVDMALLDIASKKMDVPLYQFLGGYRDSIATSITIGILSIEETLKQAQEYVYQGFTIIKLKGGLSLEEDVEKIHRLRENHPNLTLRFDGNQGYTVAQAVQFVEKTRTARIEILEQPTLVADEEKLGEVTRKVHIPVMADESLKSLKDAFRLAQNSRMNMVNIKIQKVGGIMEAMHINSVARAAGLEAMIGCIDECRLGISSGLHFALSRPNTVYADLDGHLDFENDPFKGLFSLEKGILRPNGKAGLGLSDF; encoded by the coding sequence ATGAAAATCACAAACGTTAGTTACGAGCGACTAGAACTTACACTCACTGCACCCTATACGATTGCTTATGAGACTGTATCGCAGGCAACTAATTTTATTCTCAAGATAGAAACAGATAGTAACATCATAGGCTTAGGTTGCGCTGCTCCAGATCTTGAGGTTACTAAGGAAACTGGTGATGATGTAGCTAGAGCGCTAGACCTTGTCATTATTCCATATCTTAAAGATAAAAATGCACTCAACTATGCGCGCATTCTTGATGAGTTAAAGCCACTGCTCAGTGTTATCTCCTCTGCGCTAGCGATGGTGGATATGGCGTTACTAGACATTGCTTCAAAAAAGATGGATGTGCCGCTTTATCAATTTTTGGGCGGTTATCGTGATAGTATTGCAACGAGTATTACCATAGGTATTTTAAGTATAGAAGAGACTTTGAAGCAAGCTCAAGAATATGTATACCAAGGATTTACAATTATTAAGCTCAAAGGAGGATTATCGCTGGAGGAGGATGTAGAAAAAATACACCGCTTGCGCGAAAATCATCCAAACCTCACGCTACGCTTTGATGGCAACCAAGGTTACACCGTAGCACAAGCTGTACAATTTGTTGAAAAAACCAGAACAGCACGCATAGAAATACTAGAACAACCAACCCTAGTCGCAGACGAAGAAAAACTAGGAGAAGTAACGAGAAAAGTTCACATTCCAGTAATGGCAGACGAGAGTTTAAAGTCACTGAAAGACGCTTTTAGACTTGCTCAAAACAGCCGTATGAATATGGTCAATATCAAGATTCAAAAGGTAGGTGGTATTATGGAAGCGATGCATATCAACTCTGTAGCAAGAGCTGCAGGATTAGAGGCTATGATAGGCTGTATAGATGAGTGCAGACTTGGCATCTCCTCAGGATTACACTTTGCGCTTTCTCGTCCTAATACCGTATATGCAGACCTTGATGGACATCTAGATTTTGAGAATGATCCTTTTAAAGGGCTCTTTAGCCTAGAGAAAGGAATCTTAAGACCTAATGGAAAAGCTGGCTTGGGATTGAGTGATTTTTAA
- a CDS encoding pyridoxal-phosphate dependent enzyme, translating to MNLKDGVKSSDNKVSSEAMALSLFVKDTTKSLTDRLESYEDIINLEVGDTGLTRAKSLEREFDIRQLYIKYEGDNPTGTQKDRIAFAQVYDALRRNFHTMSLATCGNYGVAVALAAKLGGIACNIYIPESYHTDRIIEMERLGATIFRLQGSYEEVVTASSKLAQEYEWYDANPGGANTPLQISAYSQIAVEIVDELGDAPQYCAAPVSNGTLFAGIYRGFVSLYKRGKTSRIPKMIAASSTGKNPIIQSHKEGLDHCRDLDPDKIKETKYNEPLINWHSFDGEEALYAIQQSDGKAFNISDKKMREMSTLLLKKEGLRILPASTAGLIALLELDEKENLAPDRFVAVLTAKN from the coding sequence ATGAATCTTAAAGACGGTGTAAAATCATCAGATAATAAAGTATCCTCAGAAGCGATGGCACTTAGTCTGTTTGTAAAAGACACCACAAAATCACTTACAGACCGTTTAGAATCTTACGAAGACATTATTAACCTAGAAGTAGGTGACACAGGTCTTACAAGAGCAAAATCTCTTGAACGTGAGTTTGATATTAGACAGTTATACATCAAATACGAAGGTGATAACCCTACGGGAACACAAAAGGATAGAATTGCCTTTGCACAAGTATATGATGCGCTGCGTAGAAATTTTCATACCATGTCACTCGCCACTTGCGGTAATTACGGTGTCGCAGTTGCACTTGCTGCAAAGTTAGGCGGAATTGCTTGTAACATTTACATCCCAGAGTCCTATCACACAGACCGTATCATAGAGATGGAACGTCTAGGAGCAACGATTTTTAGGCTACAAGGTAGTTATGAGGAGGTAGTTACTGCGAGCAGCAAACTAGCACAAGAATATGAATGGTATGACGCAAACCCTGGAGGTGCAAACACACCGTTACAGATATCTGCATACTCGCAAATTGCTGTAGAGATTGTAGATGAGCTCGGTGATGCGCCACAGTATTGTGCTGCTCCAGTATCTAATGGAACTTTATTTGCTGGGATTTATAGAGGCTTTGTGAGTTTATACAAACGAGGTAAAACCTCTCGCATTCCTAAAATGATTGCAGCTTCTTCTACAGGTAAGAATCCTATTATTCAATCTCATAAAGAAGGACTAGACCACTGTCGTGATCTTGATCCAGATAAGATTAAAGAAACTAAGTACAATGAGCCACTCATAAACTGGCACAGCTTTGATGGAGAGGAAGCTCTGTATGCTATCCAGCAATCTGATGGTAAAGCATTTAACATTAGTGATAAAAAAATGAGAGAGATGAGTACGCTCCTACTCAAAAAAGAGGGATTACGCATTCTTCCTGCATCAACTGCTGGACTTATCGCTCTCCTAGAACTTGATGAGAAGGAGAACCTCGCTCCAGATCGTTTTGTAGCAGTACTTACTGCAAAAAATTAA
- a CDS encoding deoxyhypusine synthase family protein, with protein sequence MTNKGAISQFIEKYYLHFNSAALVDAAKGYEAQLEKGSKMLVSLAGAMSTAEIGKIFAEMIRQKKVHIISCTGANLEEDIMNLVAHSHYKRVPNYRDLTPQDEWDLLEKGLNRVTDTCIPEEEAFRRIQEHIVKIWQDAEAAGERYLPHEYMYKLLLSGVLEQYYEIDIKDSWMYAAAEANLPIICPGWEDSTMGNIFASYVMKGELKATTMKSGIEYMTFLADWYTANSEKGIGFFQIGGGIAGDFPICVVPMLYQDMERTETPFWSYFCQISDSTTSYGSYSGAVPNEKITWGKLDMDTPKFIIESDATIVAPLIFAYLLDM encoded by the coding sequence ATGACTAATAAAGGAGCAATATCACAATTTATTGAGAAGTACTACTTACACTTTAACTCAGCTGCTCTCGTAGATGCTGCCAAAGGGTATGAAGCACAACTAGAAAAGGGATCAAAAATGCTTGTTTCTCTTGCTGGAGCAATGAGTACCGCAGAGATAGGAAAAATCTTTGCAGAGATGATACGCCAGAAAAAAGTGCATATCATTTCTTGTACAGGTGCAAACCTTGAAGAAGATATCATGAATCTTGTAGCTCACAGCCATTACAAGCGTGTGCCTAACTATAGAGATCTTACTCCTCAAGATGAGTGGGATTTACTAGAAAAAGGACTTAACCGTGTTACAGATACGTGTATTCCAGAAGAAGAAGCTTTTCGTCGTATTCAAGAACATATTGTAAAAATATGGCAAGATGCAGAGGCTGCTGGTGAGCGTTATTTACCGCATGAGTACATGTACAAACTGTTACTTTCTGGAGTATTAGAGCAGTACTACGAGATAGATATTAAGGATAGCTGGATGTATGCAGCTGCAGAGGCAAACCTACCTATCATTTGCCCAGGTTGGGAAGATAGTACTATGGGTAACATCTTTGCGAGCTACGTGATGAAAGGCGAACTTAAAGCTACGACTATGAAGTCTGGAATTGAGTACATGACATTCCTTGCAGACTGGTATACAGCAAACTCAGAAAAAGGAATAGGTTTCTTCCAGATAGGTGGAGGTATCGCAGGAGATTTCCCTATTTGTGTAGTGCCTATGCTTTACCAAGATATGGAACGTACAGAAACTCCTTTCTGGAGCTATTTCTGCCAGATAAGTGACTCAACTACTAGTTATGGATCTTACTCTGGAGCGGTACCTAATGAAAAAATCACTTGGGGAAAACTAGATATGGATACTCCTAAGTTTATCATAGAGAGTGATGCTACTATTGTAGCGCCATTAATCTTTGCTTACCTACTAGATATGTAA
- the porQ gene encoding type IX secretion system protein PorQ, which translates to MKKSLFLFLFACSLTAFGQLGGRATYQFLNLMSSPRQAALGGKIITNYDYDPDSALYNPANINYRMDNQLSINYVNYLADINYGTASYAYLWDRRTQVLHAGITYVNYGTFDGRDENGNSTGEFGGSEASLSLGYALNIPYTDFHVGANVKLITSTLAEYSSAGGAIDLGLTYNYEDWDLNAALVVRNIGTQFTPYVDTFEKLPLEIDAGISQILPNVPIRWHVTLENLQLWNIAFENEARGTTDLDGNTTTEKIGILDNVIRHAIVGVELFPKGGFNVRLGYNFRRSEELRIINQRSFAGISAGFGIKINKMRFNYAYARYNSAAASSFFGLGIDLQ; encoded by the coding sequence ATGAAAAAGAGTCTCTTTTTATTCTTGTTTGCGTGTTCACTAACGGCCTTTGGTCAGTTAGGGGGACGTGCTACCTATCAGTTTCTCAACTTAATGTCATCACCTAGGCAAGCTGCTTTAGGAGGTAAAATCATTACAAACTACGACTACGACCCAGACTCTGCGCTCTATAATCCAGCCAATATTAACTATAGGATGGATAATCAACTTTCTATAAATTATGTAAACTACCTGGCAGATATCAATTATGGGACGGCGTCTTATGCCTATTTATGGGATAGACGCACACAGGTCTTGCATGCGGGAATCACTTATGTAAATTACGGAACCTTTGATGGAAGAGATGAGAATGGGAACTCGACTGGAGAATTTGGCGGTAGTGAGGCGTCGCTTTCACTAGGCTATGCACTTAATATTCCGTACACAGATTTTCACGTGGGGGCAAATGTAAAATTAATCACCTCTACACTAGCCGAGTATTCATCGGCGGGAGGAGCGATAGATCTTGGGCTTACTTATAATTATGAAGATTGGGATCTCAACGCAGCATTAGTGGTACGTAATATAGGAACCCAATTTACACCTTATGTAGATACTTTTGAGAAGCTTCCGCTAGAGATAGACGCTGGTATTTCTCAGATTTTGCCTAATGTCCCTATACGCTGGCACGTGACGCTAGAAAACCTTCAATTATGGAATATCGCCTTTGAGAATGAAGCTAGAGGTACTACAGATCTTGACGGAAATACCACCACAGAAAAAATAGGAATTCTCGATAACGTAATACGTCACGCGATTGTGGGTGTAGAGTTGTTTCCTAAAGGTGGATTTAACGTGCGACTGGGCTATAACTTCCGTAGGAGTGAGGAGCTGCGTATAATCAATCAGCGTAGTTTTGCAGGTATCAGTGCAGGCTTTGGGATTAAGATTAACAAGATGCGTTTCAATTATGCATATGCTCGATATAACAGCGCTGCGGCAAGCAGTTTCTTTGGTCTAGGTATCGATTTACAATAA
- the cmk gene encoding (d)CMP kinase translates to MKITIAIDGYSSTGKSTVAKQLADWLEYIYVDTGAMYRAVTLYAMENSLISDGFFDKETLVKRLDDIEISFTRETASGKAEVCLNGKNVEKYIRTLEVSSFVSPIATISEVRAKLVEQQQRMGEEKGIVMDGRDIGTVVFPKAELKIFMTASAEERAKRRYNELVERGDKVSYEAVLSNVVERDHIDTTREDSPLVKAADAIEIDNTETNIEDQFHTILQLAKDRIAKRLV, encoded by the coding sequence TTGAAAATTACCATTGCTATAGACGGATATTCATCCACAGGAAAAAGTACCGTAGCCAAACAACTTGCAGACTGGCTAGAATACATTTATGTAGATACGGGTGCGATGTATCGCGCAGTCACCTTATATGCAATGGAAAATAGCCTTATCTCTGATGGTTTTTTTGATAAAGAAACGTTAGTAAAAAGGCTTGATGATATCGAGATTTCATTTACAAGAGAAACCGCTTCTGGAAAAGCAGAGGTTTGTCTTAACGGGAAGAATGTTGAGAAGTACATAAGAACCCTAGAAGTTTCTTCCTTTGTGAGTCCTATAGCTACCATCTCAGAAGTGCGCGCCAAACTCGTAGAGCAGCAGCAACGCATGGGGGAAGAAAAAGGAATAGTGATGGATGGCCGTGATATAGGTACCGTAGTATTTCCTAAAGCCGAGCTTAAAATATTTATGACCGCTAGTGCAGAAGAACGTGCAAAGCGTCGTTACAATGAGCTTGTAGAAAGAGGTGATAAAGTGAGTTATGAAGCTGTACTCTCTAACGTAGTAGAGCGAGATCACATAGATACTACTCGTGAAGATTCTCCACTCGTAAAAGCAGCCGATGCTATTGAGATAGACAATACAGAAACTAATATTGAAGATCAGTTTCATACTATCTTACAACTGGCAAAAGATCGTATTGCAAAACGTCTCGTTTAA